The Branchiostoma lanceolatum isolate klBraLanc5 chromosome 1, klBraLanc5.hap2, whole genome shotgun sequence genomic sequence taggcctgatgtgtgcggtacggccgttttttcgtgtattttttttacttggacacgtccatatccatagcactctcctcaagccaaggatggaacgaatagctgctgtataaaatgtgattagcggtaagatattcaagacgaatcttctctcccgaattaatgtgcccccctgtccggcAGCActgtaattgtgcgtgcggcgcacggtagtttcaagttgaaatattatggtgtcagcacgactagagacaaaatctaccatatatatgattagtgcaaagatagtacatgatactgacagaataatagaaaaaaagaatggtttattgttctgctagattgatttcagtcaaccattatcggaaaaatcccgaatttaggttacccaacgttacaacttTTGCAAACATTGAGATTatccattttcatttcaaacagtTCCCGGGAAAGTTTAACAGTTCCCGGGAAAGTTTTGAATTAGTGGTAAGGCAAAATTATCTCATATCTGTATATCTCTACCGTGGTGTAGTGATATGGCTTGTATAGTTGATAAAATAAAGGTGCGCCCACTTGCGTCCTTCTGCAGATTGCAACTATCACAACTGAACAGTTTGATCCAACATTTAGCGGTGTTTCTTGCCCCTGCCTTGTTGTGTAGAGGTCGCGCACATCCTGCCAGCGTCCTTCGGTCATCTTCGGCTGAGCGACGAACCGAAGGGAGCCATGGGCCTCATCATGGATAACAGAAAATCGCACATGTGAGTCAGTCCAACCACTGTATGGTTAGCACTTAATTTAACTCTATAGATGACCCTCATTCATGTTTTGACTAGTGCTGGTCCACTTATCTTCTCCAGGATAACCGAGGACTTGATTGCTCAGAACACGTCACTTTCCGAAAGTGTGACGTGAGCAACGGGTCAAAGATGTTTGCTTGGTAGTTGGTAGCGGCCTTCGTCCCAGTTCATTTTGACTGATGATCCAGACATCGATTTTGAAAGCAAAAAAGCGTTGTTACTCTCTTTGCGTTCAGTCACTGCTATTTTTATGATCTGattcagaattttcaaaagatagtcagtttcagtttcactttatttgttttaccagaaatacaggtcgcctggtggcgtttttcaaagatttctggGGGGTAAAACCCCTTACATATAAATACGAAGCAGCATTTGATAATATCAAATAATGACAGATAATACAGCAATAAAGGTTAACTTGAAAATATAAGTCTTCAACAAAGAGGAGAAATCATAATTAGATGATAACCGAAGTAACGATAACTCAAGAGACTAGAAATattgaatcaaaacataatggagagtcaaaacaatgaaacaaacttaaatgtaacgGAATTTACAAGTCAAACGCATgcaaataaattttcttgtcatCTTTATTCTCAAAGGTATTGTGTGAACTTCCGAGTCACCTCCACCTCGGCTGCCTGCCGTCTCCGCTCGAACTACCTGGCGGGCTGGACGCGGACCCTCCGGGCCGGCGCTAACGTGTGCGTGGAGTGTCAGCCGCACGCCATGGACAAGAAGATGCACTGTCGCGGGGACGGTGCCAGCGGGCCCAACACGGGCAGGTGGACGGCGGTGGACGCCTCCGGGTGCCGAGGGACCTGGAAGAAGCACTCCCAGCGCGAAAACTGCTACTGCAGCGGTTACCGTGGATACGGCTTCATCTTTGTCTGATAGGCCGTGTGACgtcatagatgtttgaaaattagaAAACTACACATCGATGTCAAGGAAGATCAATCGTGTAACGTGTTATCGATTTGTATgaaaatatataacgttatctcGGTTCATTGTCGATAAGCTGACAACGTATACATAATTGCAGTTTTTCATACAGGTTCCTGGTGCATGGTTGAAAGGAAATGTTGACTATCATACAGAAGAATATTCTGTTAGTGTAGGTTTAGACTTGTGCGTTGACAACTCATATCGAGTGTGGAACTATTCAGTGATGAAACCTGGATACTGTTACATAGTCTGGGCGGCTGTATACGGATAAGTTCTTGTCCACATTCTATGCTTTATCGCACATTGTTTTTCAACAAATATCTCAAAGATTTTCATTAGATTCGGATATCCTCTTAGACTATAGGATTCCTGAACAGCTcttatgtaaaatgtttgttaTTAAAAAACACAATTATGCAGAAACTATGGTTCATAGTTCATATTACCactgaaagaagaaaacagtacaaaataatcatgttttctttgaaaagtCATTTTATTACAGTTCAAGACATCTAAGTATCATATATATACTTCTTCACAAACAATGTGACTTagtgcatacaaatgtaagACAAACACTCTATGTACACTTGTCTAGTGGTAAAACAATTCGTTTGTATGCCATAGAATTTCTTCTGTCATTTGTAAAATAAACTCTTGTCtgtaaaatctacatgtatcttttctCTGGGTCCCAGTAATCATAACTGAAGAATTCATGAATAAGTTCCCCAAAAATGGAATGGTACAAGTAGCAAACACTGTAAAATTCTGTAGAATTTTTTGGCAATACCTCTGGGGTGgaggcattttttttcttttcaactcAGGTGCTCCTATTCCAGTGACTTGAAAACTTACGGTTTACAAATCATGAAATCTGTGCGACACAACACAAGATTGACTCTTGCACTCTGTTACGATTGATTGGACAACAACTCATGAAGGTTCAGAGCCATGTAGACATTGCATTGCCTATACTCAGATCTGTGAATAAGAACATTCCCCCCTCTCCACTTGTCTACCACGTCAGCCATGTTGGACAGGACTAAACCATGTCACGTTTCAGCAGACCCCCCATGGTGTTATGTTTAACGACATGTGCTGCCTCGACAACCGTCTGTCCCGGCCGTCTCACCCGTGGGTCCACAACTGGTACAGATAATCTGAAAAGAAGTACAATTGTTTACTACAAACAATCCAAAACCAGACTAGAACCCTGGAACAAAACAAAgcctatttgaaaaaaaatcccagGTTTTCAACACATTTGTATGGCACAATGATGTTGCATTTGTACTTTGTGAATATCGCTAGGTATAAAGCTACATTTGAGTCTATGTTGCTACTAagtaaagaaatgaccaaaTGAATATCTATGATTGGTCTGATCTTACAATAATGATAAGAAAACCTCAAGCTCAGccaataagatttttttgtgtCACAGTTTGGAAGGACTACTAAAGAATACTCACTTGACATTGGTCCGGTGGTTGACCACAAATAGCGGGTTGACCTGCGATAAGATCTCGTCGTTGACAGAGATTCCGTCCAGGTATTGTTTCAGCAGCGTACGGAGCTGGTTGTTCTCCGTCATGAGCCCTGCCCTCTCCTTCTCCAGAGCCAGCTTGTCCAGGAGAACCTTGTTGTGTCTCTTCCAGAAGTTCTCTAGTGACACGTACTCATGCATCACCTGTTGAGTAAAATATCACTTGTTATTGAAAAATTGTGACAATACCTCTGTCTTGATCATATTTCAGCTATCTTTTAACTTTGCAAATACAGATTCAGGATCAAAAGTATCAATTAAAGCACATATTTTGGATGGactcctactcttctcaataagtgtgacgggttctttaacatgcttgaggtgtgactctcctcaagcACGGGgtctccagctttacgtcccatccaaaaTGATCTCCCAAACTGAAGCTAGGTTCTCATTCTtagagtcgagtgaggaaattggtgtcaactgttaagtgcctttcccaagggcaaagcATTGGGACCTTCTAGTTCTAGGGCTTTGAATCCAGAAACGTTTAGATTCTGAGTTAACAACCCTCACCACCATGCCACCATGAAAAACGTGTGTTTACCTCAGCTAATGGTTCAGACGGTGGTTCGCCCACTGCAGCCTCCACGTCCTGTTGTTCTTCCTCGGTGAGAGAGGAGGCGTAGAATGGCAGAACCTTCTCCTcttctgtctccagctttctaCACATCTCCGACAGCTTCAGGATACGTTCACCCTGGGGTGGGGAGGAGGGCAGAGAGAGTTAGAACCAGTTACAGAATTTGTTCACCAATAGTCACGATACTGGGACTGGTGAGGTAAGGTGAGTCATGATAGCCACTACAATAAAACCCAGAAAAGAAATTGGTGAGGCCTTGAACTtctacctgctgcctaaccccataaccaatttagggctaaccctttgtaatagtcttcagctagttgggtagccctggctgtacttttttacagccaaaaatcaaattaaattaaCTAATAGAAATTTGGTGCAAAACGACTTTcactgggagaaggttaaagatattGTTTCTAATGAAATCTAGACCTTACCTTGTCGTGAACCCTCTGTAGTTCCTTGATGGCTGAGTTACTCTGCAGTGTGAGCTTGGTCAGTCTCGATCTCTCCCGGTCCCGCATGGAGTTCATACGGTCCTTCAGCGCATGGAAGTGCTGCAGGATGACCTCACGCTCGTTCTTGATCTGGTGGTTCCGCTCGTCGCACTCGCGGGAGTTCTGCGCCATCTTGGCCTTCAGTTGGGCTATCTGGTCCTGAAAGTCATAGAAAGGTCATGACAACATTAATACAGGCAACCTGTTCCAGATTCTTACAAGTTGTTACAGAGCACTTTTTAAAGTAAAGTACCGTCTAAAACAGACTATAAAGCAGACAATATGCCAGGAAAGCTGTTTTTGCTTCATCATAAACCACAAATGATATGGCCaaagacattttgaaaattaaaattttaACCAATCCTAGCTTTATCGTCAGGGTTGTTTGTGGTATATCATACAGTAAAAAAACCCTAACAATTCTAACAATAGAAACAAGGGAAAACTTgtcaaatttattgacatatctacatgtatgtgggacAATAAGTCATACTGACAAAGACACAGCGTTTTACATACCGATATCCTCTGAAGTTTTCTCATTTGCATCTCAATCTCCTTTGCACTCTTCTCGTCCTTGGCCTTCAGGTTTTCGAAGGCCACCTTCCTCTCCTC encodes the following:
- the LOC136444837 gene encoding dynein regulatory complex subunit 2-like, producing the protein MPKKKKKSGSGKKGKKGKLAKMTEEERIVYLEQQALAEEEMKKKKEDMLTQYLKDKLTKEEKFTRFNLNKINNQWRAIMRESKSKELRRDIEILSQTFERVVDRKDSVIQSLAKDIAEAEEQFAMALRSHLENVDALIDLQRQRLSTLQSEYDTELEILKKEFDSERDLIVAQHKKEMTDLQDVMFAMEQNFQDREAEARQEFQSMRDEIKNKNLEEKHALRIQLEGAVEDLWRQFQQALKSYNESTEERKVAFENLKAKDEKSAKEIEMQMRKLQRISDQIAQLKAKMAQNSRECDERNHQIKNEREVILQHFHALKDRMNSMRDRERSRLTKLTLQSNSAIKELQRVHDKGERILKLSEMCRKLETEEEKVLPFYASSLTEEEQQDVEAAVGEPPSEPLAEVMHEYVSLENFWKRHNKVLLDKLALEKERAGLMTENNQLRTLLKQYLDGISVNDEILSQVNPLFVVNHRTNVKLSVPVVDPRVRRPGQTVVEAAHVVKHNTMGGLLKRDMV